One window of the Natronomonas marina genome contains the following:
- a CDS encoding recombinase family protein, producing MTVGCYVRVSTADQNLDRQLEATSEYATDELGTGLANVETYRDKSTGTDTDRSGYRQLMNDVEAGEIGTVVVHDTTRLTRSLQDLDRTVERITEAGGELHFVRDNLPPFSGDDDPMARLMLQMLGAFAEWEARVKQRNTREGIAARRADDDEYHHGPAPLGFEKDDGHLIEGDDYHQVVAVLDMVQKGELSKRKAAARLDCGRATVSRALDRAELYGI from the coding sequence ATGACGGTGGGTTGCTACGTCCGGGTATCGACGGCCGATCAGAACCTTGACCGGCAGCTAGAAGCGACGAGCGAATACGCAACCGACGAACTCGGCACGGGCTTGGCGAACGTCGAAACTTACCGTGATAAGTCGACGGGGACGGACACGGACCGGAGCGGCTACCGGCAGTTAATGAACGACGTGGAGGCCGGCGAGATCGGGACCGTTGTCGTTCACGATACGACTCGACTTACTCGGTCCCTGCAAGACCTAGATCGAACGGTAGAGCGGATTACCGAGGCCGGTGGGGAACTTCATTTCGTCCGTGATAACCTACCGCCGTTCTCGGGTGACGATGACCCGATGGCTCGGCTCATGTTGCAGATGCTCGGGGCGTTTGCGGAGTGGGAAGCTCGGGTCAAACAGAGGAACACCCGTGAGGGGATCGCGGCTCGACGTGCCGACGACGACGAGTATCACCACGGCCCCGCACCCCTTGGTTTCGAGAAGGACGACGGTCATTTGATTGAGGGCGACGACTATCACCAGGTGGTCGCGGTACTCGACATGGTACAGAAAGGGGAGCTGTCGAAGCGAAAAGCGGCAGCCCGTTTAGACTGTGGACGGGCGACTGTTTCCCGGGCGCTTGACCGAGCGGAGCTGTACGGAATATAG